One window of the Ramlibacter henchirensis genome contains the following:
- a CDS encoding low molecular weight protein-tyrosine-phosphatase, whose product MNRILVLCEGNICRSPMAQALFAAALPQAQVRSAGLGALVGMPADDGAIRLMQDRGIDITPHRAQQVSRALCLEADMVLVMDADQKQRLEALYPQARGRVFKLGEYTGQDIPDPYRRGDTAFRDALARIEEGVAEWLRRIRKL is encoded by the coding sequence ATGAACCGCATCCTGGTCCTATGCGAAGGCAACATCTGCCGCAGCCCGATGGCGCAGGCGCTGTTCGCCGCCGCCTTGCCGCAAGCGCAGGTGCGATCAGCCGGGCTCGGAGCGCTGGTCGGTATGCCCGCAGACGACGGCGCCATCCGCCTGATGCAAGACCGAGGCATCGATATCACGCCGCACCGCGCGCAGCAGGTGAGCCGCGCCTTGTGCCTCGAGGCCGACATGGTGCTGGTGATGGATGCCGACCAGAAGCAGCGCTTGGAGGCCCTGTACCCCCAGGCCCGTGGGCGCGTGTTCAAGCTGGGTGAATACACCGGCCAGGACATCCCCGACCCGTATCGCCGTGGCGACACGGCCTTCCGCGACGCGCTCGCGCGCATCGAGGAGGGCGTAGCCGAGTGGCTTCGACGAATCCGTAAGCTTTGA
- a CDS encoding YjbH domain-containing protein produces the protein MRLPSKKFSAIALGLLALPAAAVDTTMTSAGYTGLGITPNAHLLGWGRLEASYESQLPGVIANPRGHNFVLAFGLLPNLEFSGRLATNTLQASCLGRSGCGTRDLSAGGKLAIGLDTANRFRIAAGATDVGGAVTFFRTYYGVLTYSEGSLESSVGIARRSGAGIAGSLSPLDGPFAAAAWQPLPLVRAHVEYADGNAWAGVRLFAPAQWLPEGWSLSAGANARLNSNNLTERTWWNASLSIPLYKVPVLPGRTQAPLPPLQSGQQPLPAYVARIPAPVPSQPQPATPADRSITPQTPPTRSATSPAPTPRAIQPATEAQLHALADALEAKGLDEIWVGRMEDGTVAVRGNNASYTWNSADALGAALGAVASTLSETRTGYRVVLTERQVPIVAVTGQADCLREWIEQPTNTCTAGQLSTPGSLPLEPLHAGAQWVVQRQKPGWQTVRVRVSPVLRTTVGTEVGAFDYAIGVNTAAQLPLWAGASIDAGVNAPLAESDDFERGRVFFDRRIQSGLERFSFTQTLRVPLERWVQPSQGFRWSPGALTAQGTVGRLGTFFDGALGELRWEPGEGRHRFSAQAGVFRNNEFEGGRGPLGSLRRAQPMLGSYRYSVMATRTDLEATAGQFMNNDRGLQLTLRQWFTDVSVGVYYKRTSFPGQPARQIAGVELTLVIGPRQDWQPSPFLQVGGTPRFAHSVETSIREARGNPIRSGHGMRPPAPDLNDVFNSDRSGLAYFEDNIRRIRDAAR, from the coding sequence ATGCGCCTGCCCTCCAAGAAGTTTTCCGCCATCGCGCTTGGCCTCCTCGCGTTGCCGGCGGCCGCCGTGGACACCACCATGACATCGGCGGGCTACACCGGCCTGGGCATCACGCCCAACGCGCACCTCCTGGGATGGGGCCGCCTTGAAGCCTCGTATGAGAGCCAGTTGCCGGGCGTCATCGCGAATCCTCGGGGCCACAACTTCGTCCTGGCATTCGGGCTTTTGCCCAACCTCGAATTCAGCGGCCGCCTGGCCACCAACACGCTGCAGGCGAGTTGCCTAGGCCGATCAGGGTGCGGTACGAGAGACCTGTCGGCTGGCGGCAAGCTGGCCATCGGGCTGGATACGGCCAACCGGTTCCGCATCGCCGCGGGTGCGACCGACGTTGGCGGCGCCGTCACGTTCTTCCGCACGTACTACGGCGTCCTCACATACAGCGAAGGTTCGCTCGAAAGCAGCGTAGGCATTGCACGCCGCAGCGGCGCCGGCATCGCGGGATCGCTATCTCCTCTCGACGGGCCGTTTGCCGCGGCCGCCTGGCAGCCGCTGCCCCTCGTTCGTGCGCACGTCGAGTACGCGGATGGCAACGCCTGGGCCGGCGTGCGCCTTTTCGCTCCCGCGCAATGGCTGCCCGAGGGCTGGTCCCTCTCCGCCGGGGCGAACGCGCGCCTCAATTCGAACAACCTGACGGAGCGGACCTGGTGGAACGCCTCGCTCTCCATCCCGCTCTACAAGGTGCCAGTGCTCCCGGGGCGCACCCAAGCGCCTTTGCCGCCGCTGCAATCCGGCCAGCAGCCCCTGCCCGCCTATGTGGCGCGCATCCCCGCACCGGTCCCGAGCCAGCCGCAGCCCGCAACACCGGCCGATCGATCTATCACGCCGCAGACTCCCCCTACGCGCTCCGCGACTTCGCCAGCACCGACGCCGCGCGCAATCCAGCCCGCGACCGAGGCCCAACTCCACGCCTTGGCCGACGCACTCGAAGCCAAGGGCCTCGATGAAATCTGGGTCGGCCGCATGGAAGACGGCACCGTGGCCGTGCGCGGCAACAACGCCAGCTACACCTGGAATTCGGCCGACGCCCTGGGTGCGGCGCTCGGCGCCGTCGCAAGCACCCTGAGCGAAACACGAACCGGCTATCGCGTCGTCCTCACCGAGCGCCAGGTGCCCATCGTGGCGGTGACCGGCCAGGCCGACTGCCTGCGCGAATGGATCGAGCAGCCCACCAACACCTGCACGGCCGGCCAGTTGTCGACGCCTGGCTCGCTGCCGCTAGAGCCCTTGCACGCAGGCGCGCAGTGGGTGGTGCAACGCCAGAAGCCAGGCTGGCAAACCGTGCGCGTGCGGGTCAGCCCGGTCCTGCGCACCACCGTCGGCACGGAGGTCGGCGCCTTCGACTACGCCATTGGCGTGAACACCGCCGCGCAGCTGCCCCTTTGGGCGGGCGCCAGCATCGACGCCGGCGTCAACGCGCCCCTGGCCGAGTCCGACGACTTCGAGCGTGGCCGGGTGTTCTTCGACCGCCGCATCCAGTCGGGCCTGGAGCGCTTTTCGTTCACCCAGACCCTGCGCGTTCCGCTGGAGCGCTGGGTGCAGCCATCGCAAGGCTTCCGCTGGAGCCCCGGCGCCCTCACCGCCCAAGGCACCGTGGGCCGCCTCGGCACCTTCTTCGACGGCGCACTGGGCGAGCTGCGCTGGGAACCGGGCGAAGGCCGGCACCGCTTCTCGGCCCAGGCCGGCGTGTTCCGGAACAACGAATTCGAAGGAGGGCGCGGGCCCCTGGGCTCGCTTCGCCGCGCCCAGCCGATGCTCGGAAGCTATCGCTACAGCGTGATGGCCACGCGCACCGACCTCGAAGCCACCGCCGGCCAGTTCATGAACAACGACCGCGGCCTGCAGCTCACGCTGCGCCAGTGGTTCACCGATGTCTCGGTCGGCGTGTACTACAAGCGCACCAGCTTTCCGGGCCAGCCCGCGCGCCAGATTGCCGGCGTCGAGCTCACGCTGGTGATCGGCCCTCGGCAGGATTGGCAGCCCTCGCCCTTCCTGCAGGTGGGCGGCACGCCGCGATTCGCGCACTCCGTCGAGACCTCGATCCGCGAAGCGCGTGGGAACCCTATCCGCAGCGGCCATGGCATGCGCCCGCCCGCGCCCGACCTGAACGACGTCTTCAACTCCGACCGCTCCGGCCTCGCCTACTTCGAGGACAACATCCGCCGCATCCGCGACGCCGCGCGCTGA
- a CDS encoding glycosyltransferase family 2 protein, translated as MTLRTTGSGSLRGRLLLAPMFGLQLRLSLGLVRTSMMVQCWEHVPFFVAPLKAIVSMSAILPKRFVRGRFTVALSLAAVLLTRNEEIHLERVLLLLRKLGARVYVVDSYSSDRTVEIAQKLGAAILQNRFVNYSKQFQWALDNHQITEDWILRIDADEVLEDDLIDEIKNRLPRLPRSTVGINLKRKHVFMGRWVRYGGRYPLVLLRIWRNGYGRIEDRWMDEHMIVCGGDTVTFSGGFADHNLNDLTFFIEKHNQYATREALDALNQRLHLFPRDHARLGSPASRQAALKRWVKETIYNRIPFTVSAFAYFIWRYLFQLGFLDGKTGLIYHFLQGFWYRFLVGAKILELESAVAGMSSKDDICRELSKLTGRELVQPSARAPLAGTS; from the coding sequence ATGACATTGAGGACCACGGGTTCCGGCTCGTTACGAGGCCGATTGTTATTGGCTCCGATGTTTGGATTGCAGCTGAGGCTTTCGTTGGGCCTGGTTCGCACGTCAATGATGGTGCAGTGTTGGGAGCACGTACCGTTCTTTGTGGCACCGCTGAAAGCCATAGTGTCTATGTCGGCAATCCTGCCAAAAAGGTTCGTGAGAGGAAGATTTACCGTGGCACTTAGTCTGGCGGCAGTTTTGCTGACGCGGAACGAGGAAATTCACCTTGAGCGGGTGCTACTGCTCCTTCGAAAGCTCGGCGCGAGGGTGTACGTGGTTGACTCCTACTCTTCCGACAGAACGGTGGAAATCGCGCAAAAACTAGGTGCGGCTATTCTGCAAAACCGGTTTGTGAATTACTCAAAGCAGTTTCAGTGGGCGCTGGACAATCACCAAATTACGGAAGATTGGATCTTGCGTATCGACGCCGACGAAGTACTTGAAGACGACCTCATTGATGAGATAAAAAATCGCCTCCCACGCCTGCCCCGGAGCACTGTTGGCATTAACTTGAAGCGAAAGCATGTTTTCATGGGGCGATGGGTACGATACGGAGGTCGATATCCGCTGGTGCTTCTTCGCATTTGGCGAAACGGATATGGACGCATTGAAGACCGTTGGATGGATGAGCATATGATCGTTTGCGGCGGTGACACCGTTACCTTCAGCGGTGGATTCGCCGATCACAACTTAAACGATCTAACGTTCTTCATTGAGAAGCACAACCAGTACGCGACGCGCGAGGCGCTCGATGCGCTCAATCAACGCCTCCACCTTTTTCCAAGAGATCATGCTCGCCTTGGATCCCCCGCTTCAAGACAAGCCGCCCTAAAGCGATGGGTAAAGGAGACCATCTACAACCGAATTCCCTTCACTGTCAGCGCCTTTGCATACTTCATTTGGCGTTACCTCTTTCAGCTCGGCTTTCTGGACGGTAAAACTGGGTTGATCTATCACTTTCTTCAGGGCTTCTGGTACAGATTTTTGGTTGGAGCCAAGATTCTGGAGCTCGAGAGCGCCGTTGCCGGCATGAGTTCGAAGGATGACATCTGCCGCGAGCTCTCAAAGCTGACTGGACGTGAGTTAGTCCAGCCGTCTGCACGTGCACCTCTGGCAGGTACGTCTTAG
- a CDS encoding DUF3443 family protein, giving the protein MACTRSAISPRKRAPRARPLEFRRALAIVVLAVQVACGGGGAQDGTATVQPRLASDTRPPIAVGLAPASNVLPIHLDHGPRGEAFNVPFVSVTICVPGTHECQTIDHVVLDTGSSGLRIAASALRKGLALPPVTITGDAAGADVPVGQCMQFASGHTWGSVRRANVQLGGQQGEALAIQVFDDFTGPYATAPAACSSSVALSRVLDANGILGVGLRRHDCGGSCEGETPLPIYFGCVEGGCTATALARSAQVANPVAALAAHNNGVSIQMPEVPLGGARSITGVLVLGIATATNNQLGAARVFAPDDAGFLRATYKGATYLSFLDTGTNSVRFPDPELPECGSLYCPDQPTPLSISVTAAEGQPQTIDFTLESPASLRVGTVGARIGGGGPATPHVNFGLPFFFGRTVHVAIAGAPTQAGEGPYWAF; this is encoded by the coding sequence ATGGCCTGCACGCGATCGGCTATTTCGCCGCGGAAGCGCGCACCTCGTGCGCGCCCACTGGAATTCCGCCGGGCGCTTGCGATCGTGGTGCTGGCCGTCCAGGTTGCATGCGGCGGCGGAGGCGCCCAGGACGGCACTGCGACCGTGCAGCCGAGACTCGCCTCCGACACGCGGCCGCCAATAGCTGTGGGCTTGGCGCCGGCGTCGAACGTGCTGCCGATCCACCTGGACCACGGCCCCCGCGGCGAAGCATTCAACGTGCCTTTCGTGTCCGTGACGATCTGCGTTCCAGGCACGCATGAGTGCCAGACCATCGACCACGTGGTGCTCGACACCGGCTCGTCCGGCCTGCGGATCGCGGCGTCGGCGCTGCGAAAGGGCTTGGCGCTGCCTCCGGTGACCATCACCGGTGATGCAGCGGGAGCGGACGTGCCCGTGGGCCAGTGCATGCAATTCGCCAGCGGCCACACGTGGGGGTCTGTTCGGCGAGCAAACGTCCAGCTCGGCGGGCAGCAGGGCGAGGCCTTGGCCATCCAGGTGTTCGATGATTTCACCGGCCCGTACGCGACCGCCCCTGCGGCCTGCTCCAGCTCCGTTGCCCTGAGCAGGGTGCTCGACGCCAACGGCATCCTGGGCGTAGGCTTGCGCCGCCATGACTGCGGCGGCTCCTGCGAAGGCGAAACGCCGCTCCCCATCTACTTCGGGTGCGTCGAAGGCGGCTGCACGGCGACGGCGCTGGCCCGCAGCGCCCAGGTGGCGAACCCGGTCGCTGCACTGGCGGCCCACAACAACGGCGTTTCGATCCAGATGCCGGAGGTTCCGCTGGGCGGCGCCCGCAGCATCACGGGCGTGCTGGTGCTCGGGATTGCCACCGCGACCAACAACCAGCTGGGCGCCGCACGAGTGTTCGCGCCCGACGATGCGGGGTTTCTGAGGGCCACTTACAAGGGCGCCACGTATCTCTCCTTCCTGGACACCGGAACCAACAGCGTCCGGTTTCCGGACCCGGAGCTGCCCGAGTGCGGCAGTCTGTACTGCCCGGATCAGCCGACGCCGCTCTCAATCAGCGTCACCGCCGCTGAGGGCCAGCCGCAGACGATCGACTTCACCCTCGAATCACCGGCATCCCTCCGGGTAGGCACGGTCGGCGCAAGGATCGGCGGCGGCGGGCCGGCCACACCGCACGTGAACTTCGGATTGCCGTTCTTCTTCGGTCGAACGGTCCACGTGGCGATCGCGGGCGCGCCAACGCAAGCCGGGGAAGGGCCCTACTGGGCTTTCTAG
- a CDS encoding polysaccharide biosynthesis/export family protein, whose translation MHRGAIAAAAQRAAFSLVTAALLHGCAVVTAPGFDYADPKTRTSITLGQYVPGDVNNPPQGVVVPITPQLLNAQQQARPREVPAEVKRLFAAPKPYTIGPSDVISIVVYDHPELLPNAGAVISQQADPTGISAAPGFIVGADGQISFPFIGRVKVEGLTEIEASELVRQRLSRFIKDPQITVRINSFRSRRAYVDGEVRTPGTQIFTDIPMTLPEAINRAGGITATGDRSSVLLTRNNQTTLIDLMQLRELGVNPNQILLESGDLVTVRHRDETKVFVAGEIARPSALQMRNGRLSLNEALGEAGGPNLTTANTSQIYVIRNTPQGGAPAVFHLNAATPTALALAETFPLQARDVVYIDPVPLVNWNRIISLIVPTATALNQGTAPLR comes from the coding sequence ATGCACAGAGGTGCCATCGCCGCGGCCGCCCAGCGCGCGGCGTTTTCGCTTGTGACGGCCGCCCTGCTGCACGGCTGCGCCGTGGTCACTGCGCCAGGGTTCGACTACGCGGACCCCAAGACGCGCACCAGCATCACCCTGGGCCAGTACGTCCCCGGTGACGTAAACAACCCGCCGCAAGGCGTGGTGGTGCCCATCACGCCGCAACTGTTGAACGCGCAGCAGCAGGCTCGACCGCGCGAAGTGCCGGCGGAAGTGAAACGGCTGTTCGCGGCGCCCAAGCCCTACACGATCGGCCCCAGCGACGTGATCAGCATCGTGGTCTACGACCACCCCGAGCTGCTGCCCAACGCCGGCGCCGTCATCAGCCAGCAGGCCGACCCCACCGGCATTAGCGCCGCACCCGGCTTCATCGTCGGTGCCGACGGCCAGATCTCGTTTCCCTTCATTGGCCGCGTAAAGGTCGAAGGCCTCACGGAAATCGAAGCCTCGGAGCTGGTGCGCCAGCGCCTTTCGCGCTTCATCAAGGATCCACAGATCACGGTGCGGATCAATTCGTTCCGCAGCCGACGCGCGTACGTCGATGGCGAGGTGCGCACGCCCGGCACGCAGATCTTCACGGACATTCCGATGACGTTGCCCGAGGCGATCAACCGCGCGGGCGGCATCACCGCCACGGGCGATCGGTCTTCCGTGCTCCTGACGCGGAACAACCAGACCACGCTGATCGATCTGATGCAGCTGCGTGAGCTTGGCGTCAACCCCAACCAGATCCTGCTCGAGAGCGGCGACTTGGTCACGGTGCGCCATCGTGACGAGACCAAGGTCTTCGTTGCAGGTGAGATCGCGCGCCCATCCGCGCTGCAGATGCGCAATGGCCGCCTGAGCCTCAACGAGGCGCTCGGTGAAGCCGGCGGCCCGAACCTGACCACGGCGAACACCAGCCAGATCTACGTGATCCGCAACACACCCCAAGGTGGCGCGCCGGCAGTGTTTCACCTGAATGCCGCAACCCCGACGGCGCTGGCATTGGCCGAGACCTTCCCGCTCCAAGCGCGCGACGTCGTGTACATCGATCCGGTGCCGCTGGTGAACTGGAACCGCATCATTTCGCTGATCGTTCCGACGGCGACGGCGCTGAACCAAGGCACGGCACCGCTGCGATGA
- a CDS encoding lipopolysaccharide biosynthesis protein, with protein sequence MQSLPQNNLGARVNSNHRAGVLLAADQALVSGGSFLTLVYLARDLTSTDFGVFTICWLVVLFAGTVFSSVITFPMMTTYPWLEKYARETYLIENMALFILIGAFTLLGFAVAAIGAFFFSGAGFGSVVAWTGVCAVAVQAHELVRRVSILRRDVKELLKIDTVSYAVRAAAFVAASVMAVRNVQVSLAIIAGSCLLSVFVVRFQGYPGGRLLKVGFAAWGRNKAMASTLLPSGLLQWGSMNFFMAAASVMLPAADVGRLRMCQALTNLASPIIQLCENVVPTRASEAITQGKAALSRYLLRVLGVGLAILAVPGIAATVYADSLIRRIYGVGFDEATTVVGLFVAAQLGIFAAMAIRAGLRAAGTAKHWLLANLVATIVSVISVLAIGLPTMKYVPALMVNAVIVLVFSSAIALYQSLKVKAWN encoded by the coding sequence ATGCAATCGTTGCCTCAGAACAATTTGGGTGCGCGGGTGAATTCCAACCACCGTGCCGGTGTCCTCTTAGCCGCAGATCAGGCGTTGGTGAGTGGAGGAAGCTTCCTGACGCTTGTGTACTTGGCGCGCGACCTTACGTCAACCGACTTTGGCGTGTTCACCATATGTTGGCTCGTCGTGCTTTTCGCTGGCACTGTCTTTTCCTCGGTAATCACATTTCCGATGATGACGACCTATCCTTGGCTAGAAAAATACGCTAGAGAGACTTACCTGATCGAGAACATGGCCTTGTTCATCTTGATAGGCGCGTTCACTCTTTTGGGCTTCGCAGTTGCTGCGATCGGCGCGTTCTTTTTTTCCGGTGCAGGATTCGGCTCAGTGGTCGCGTGGACGGGCGTGTGTGCCGTAGCGGTGCAGGCCCACGAGCTCGTGCGGCGAGTGTCAATCTTGAGGCGAGATGTGAAGGAGCTGCTGAAGATTGATACGGTGTCGTACGCTGTCCGCGCGGCCGCTTTCGTTGCGGCATCCGTGATGGCTGTGAGAAACGTTCAGGTCTCCTTGGCAATCATCGCGGGTTCTTGCCTGCTTAGTGTCTTCGTAGTTCGATTCCAAGGGTACCCAGGCGGGCGGTTGTTGAAGGTGGGTTTCGCCGCGTGGGGACGGAACAAGGCTATGGCATCGACGCTACTTCCGTCAGGCCTTCTTCAATGGGGATCAATGAACTTCTTCATGGCTGCCGCTTCCGTGATGCTGCCTGCTGCCGACGTGGGCCGTCTACGCATGTGCCAAGCCCTGACAAATCTTGCAAGTCCAATCATTCAGCTTTGTGAGAACGTGGTCCCCACGCGGGCAAGCGAAGCCATCACTCAAGGCAAGGCCGCTTTGAGCAGATATCTGCTTCGAGTACTCGGCGTGGGGCTTGCCATCCTAGCCGTCCCTGGCATCGCTGCGACTGTTTACGCCGACTCATTAATCCGTAGAATTTACGGCGTTGGATTCGACGAAGCCACGACCGTGGTCGGCTTGTTTGTTGCCGCGCAGCTGGGGATATTTGCCGCAATGGCGATTCGAGCGGGGCTCAGGGCAGCGGGAACGGCGAAGCATTGGTTGTTGGCGAACCTTGTCGCAACGATCGTTTCCGTGATCTCCGTGCTCGCCATAGGCCTGCCCACCATGAAGTATGTTCCGGCTTTGATGGTGAACGCAGTAATCGTCCTGGTCTTCTCATCGGCAATAGCGCTATATCAGAGCTTGAAAGTTAAGGCATGGAATTGA
- a CDS encoding sugar transferase, with translation MPLPELQRLAAVSKRAFDLVFAGGLLLVLLPLFAFVAFGVWRSSRGPILYNQQRVGMRGKMFRFYKFRSMVTNSDEFLTSFLESNPGAKSRWEEFQKLDDDPRITPFGRFIRRSSLDELPQLWNVLKGDMSLVGPRPCMADQRALYGRHWVSYCAVRPGMTGLWQVSGRNRLTYQQRVALDTDYVERWSPFLDVKILLRTFIVVLTGDGSQ, from the coding sequence GTGCCCTTGCCCGAACTGCAGCGGCTTGCCGCGGTTTCGAAGCGGGCGTTCGACTTGGTGTTTGCCGGCGGCCTGCTGCTGGTCTTGTTGCCGTTGTTCGCCTTCGTCGCGTTCGGCGTGTGGCGCTCTTCCCGGGGGCCGATCCTGTATAACCAGCAGCGGGTAGGCATGCGTGGAAAGATGTTCCGCTTCTACAAATTCAGGTCAATGGTGACGAACTCCGACGAGTTCCTGACCAGCTTCCTGGAGAGCAACCCTGGCGCAAAGTCGCGCTGGGAGGAATTCCAAAAGCTCGACGACGACCCTCGCATCACGCCGTTCGGCCGCTTCATCCGGCGGAGCAGCCTAGACGAACTTCCGCAGCTCTGGAACGTGCTGAAGGGCGACATGAGCTTGGTGGGCCCTCGTCCCTGCATGGCCGACCAGCGAGCGCTCTATGGCCGGCATTGGGTGTCTTACTGCGCGGTGCGGCCTGGCATGACCGGCCTGTGGCAGGTGAGTGGCCGAAACAGGCTGACGTACCAGCAGCGCGTCGCGCTTGATACCGATTACGTCGAGCGATGGTCGCCATTCCTTGACGTGAAGATCCTCCTGCGCACCTTCATTGTCGTCCTGACAGGTGACGGTTCGCAGTAG
- a CDS encoding polysaccharide biosynthesis tyrosine autokinase produces MPTMAMAAPAAAEDNREINLQEYWDIVVDNRWLVAAVTALAVAIGGAYAFLAKPVYESNLLIQVEDSTGSPMSFLGEAASLFEMKTAATAEIEIIRSRMVIGQAVDNTRLYISATPQYLPLVGGWLARRSKELSDPGFVGFGGYVTGAEKISVTSFDVPQELEGTSFRLTANADGKYTVTHPDLDRELTGAVGRPLVQETEMGPIRLLVASLEGKPGAEFNLVRYSRLEMIEDLQRNLRLAEKGRQSGVIDARLQDSDRKQLTLILNEIGEQYVKQNVERKAAEAQKTLQFLDVQLPQFKKQLNESEEAYNRYRNRQGTVALDEEAKLVLARTVELQTKLVESQQKRREMIARFTPEHPAVQTLDAQIAAWDREIGSLNARVKAMPSVQQDALRLERDVKVNNELYQQLRNNALQLQLVREGKVGNVRLIDPAATPEDPVKPRRGLTLVLAMALGLLGGVILALARNAFFRGIRNPQEIEAHTGLNVYSTIPLSEVQNTIARQVADKQPGVHVLAHAAPQDVAIESLRSLRTALQFAMLEATNNRVLITGATPGIGKSFVSANLAAVLASAGKRVLLIDADLRKGHLNQYFGIGRASGLSELIAGTLPVDKALRRNVLPQLDFMPTGVLPPNPAELMTSGSFANLLEALSAEYDLVIVDTAPVLAAADTLSVAPHVGTLLLVARAGQTQLGELHESARRLAHAGKHATGVLFNGMDLTRRHYGNYGYKYGAYRYRQYSYGATAK; encoded by the coding sequence ATGCCCACCATGGCGATGGCCGCGCCGGCGGCCGCCGAGGACAACCGCGAGATCAACCTTCAGGAATACTGGGACATCGTCGTCGACAACCGTTGGTTGGTTGCAGCGGTCACCGCATTGGCGGTCGCCATCGGAGGCGCGTACGCGTTCCTGGCCAAACCAGTGTACGAGTCGAACTTGCTGATCCAGGTCGAAGACTCGACGGGCTCACCCATGAGCTTCTTGGGCGAGGCGGCGAGCCTGTTTGAGATGAAGACGGCAGCGACGGCGGAGATCGAGATCATTCGCTCGCGGATGGTGATCGGGCAGGCCGTAGACAACACGCGCCTGTACATCAGCGCCACTCCGCAGTACTTACCGCTGGTCGGGGGCTGGCTGGCGCGGCGCTCGAAGGAACTCTCAGACCCGGGCTTCGTGGGTTTCGGCGGCTATGTCACCGGTGCGGAGAAGATCAGCGTCACCTCGTTTGATGTGCCGCAGGAGCTGGAAGGCACGAGCTTCCGGCTGACCGCAAATGCAGACGGCAAGTACACGGTGACGCACCCTGACCTGGACCGAGAGCTCACGGGCGCTGTCGGCCGGCCCCTCGTGCAAGAAACCGAAATGGGTCCGATCCGGCTGCTGGTGGCATCCCTTGAGGGCAAGCCCGGCGCCGAGTTCAACCTAGTGCGCTACTCGCGCCTGGAGATGATCGAAGACCTCCAACGCAATCTGCGCCTGGCGGAGAAAGGCCGCCAGTCCGGCGTGATCGACGCGCGCCTGCAAGACTCCGACCGGAAACAGCTCACCCTGATCCTCAACGAGATCGGCGAGCAGTACGTCAAGCAGAACGTCGAACGCAAGGCAGCCGAGGCGCAGAAGACCCTGCAGTTCCTGGACGTGCAGCTGCCCCAGTTCAAGAAGCAGCTGAACGAATCCGAAGAGGCCTACAACCGCTACCGCAACCGGCAGGGCACCGTAGCCTTGGACGAAGAAGCAAAGCTGGTCCTGGCCCGCACCGTCGAACTGCAAACCAAGCTGGTCGAGTCGCAGCAGAAGCGCCGCGAAATGATCGCGCGCTTCACGCCGGAGCACCCGGCGGTGCAAACGCTCGATGCCCAGATCGCCGCGTGGGACCGCGAAATCGGCAGCTTGAACGCGCGCGTCAAAGCAATGCCGAGCGTGCAGCAGGACGCACTGCGCCTGGAGCGTGACGTCAAGGTGAACAACGAGCTGTACCAGCAGCTGCGGAACAACGCACTGCAACTGCAGCTAGTTCGCGAAGGCAAGGTCGGGAACGTGCGCCTGATCGATCCCGCAGCGACGCCGGAAGACCCCGTGAAGCCTCGTCGCGGGCTCACGCTGGTATTGGCCATGGCCCTGGGCCTGCTGGGCGGCGTGATACTTGCCCTGGCTCGCAACGCGTTCTTCCGCGGCATCCGCAATCCGCAGGAAATCGAAGCGCATACGGGCCTGAACGTCTACAGCACGATTCCGCTGAGCGAGGTGCAGAACACCATCGCTCGCCAAGTGGCCGACAAGCAGCCGGGCGTGCACGTTCTGGCCCATGCCGCGCCGCAAGATGTCGCAATCGAAAGCCTGCGCAGCCTGCGCACCGCCTTGCAGTTCGCGATGCTGGAGGCGACCAACAACCGCGTGCTGATCACCGGCGCCACGCCGGGGATCGGCAAGAGCTTCGTTTCCGCGAACCTCGCCGCGGTGCTGGCCAGTGCGGGCAAGCGCGTGCTGCTGATCGACGCCGACCTGCGCAAGGGGCACCTGAATCAATATTTCGGCATCGGGCGCGCGAGCGGCCTGTCGGAGTTGATCGCGGGCACCCTGCCGGTCGACAAGGCCCTCCGCCGCAATGTGCTGCCGCAGCTGGACTTCATGCCCACCGGCGTGCTGCCCCCCAATCCCGCGGAGCTGATGACCAGCGGCAGCTTCGCCAACCTGCTCGAAGCCTTGTCCGCGGAGTACGACCTGGTGATCGTGGACACGGCGCCGGTACTGGCCGCGGCGGACACCCTGTCAGTGGCGCCCCATGTCGGCACGCTGCTACTGGTAGCCCGCGCAGGCCAGACGCAGCTGGGCGAGTTGCACGAGAGCGCGCGACGCCTGGCGCACGCGGGCAAGCACGCGACTGGCGTGCTGTTCAATGGGATGGACCTAACGCGACGGCATTACGGAAACTATGGCTACAAGTACGGCGCCTACCGTTATCGCCAGTACAGCTACGGGGCTACTGCTAAGTAG